A genomic region of Phragmites australis chromosome 2, lpPhrAust1.1, whole genome shotgun sequence contains the following coding sequences:
- the LOC133909203 gene encoding uncharacterized protein LOC133909203, with protein MADSTAMTIDFLRARLLSERSVSRAAKERADELAKRVAELEEHVRAVTGQRRQAERAAAEVLAILESQGFGGHLSDATDDSGSNQDGEEEEDAKSRGESARALGEEEPSAAQGEVEDALSGTAQLGGLSWKGRSVSPRKVRQLKQKHRRSYFYLLSPDSSPNYRMGQSCRKNKRRMELRLASPEEDGGNVMAAESLKGRQDGSDCTDDGQADMDGEAGGDEWSSGDGGGGQYVIRYEKDGDMERVLERQAELIGQYEEEEKSQREWEMQYNENRNANKGDVEVEHKPFREVHCYGEVKSSDKKLPNTSNPSAECLPYGSLSESPQNASQENGSQRTNEPDHGRAQTASISAQGSFNNSTITRQDEVRGDENSDGDSGFNANARSLQHYDAIKAPSEGSPSSDTLNSKVSEWSSSHFHDHTDNLTDAQPSRPSSSNADLESVLQALQRARISLRTKLSRPVPPSQVTLALPAPGDEHKEHDDLLANDDKNSYGEELISSTPARQEILALPAPDDYHEREDLPVNDTDISLAGKQINSSPPREEILALPTPGDDYRGEIEDYVKIPVSTPGLFRLPTDSFPADQTMFSSNAYGPGLSLGAAASRHAGFTSNPAAHGTAAPEVPSVSGDGSGFSAKQRYDLHSSALLSVPTSARCSDIPRPDFTVGSTSFPFGIPGLKEDLRRGMPLGDADLFMQRGIDYTISNKWML; from the exons ATGGCGGACTCCACGGCCATGACCATCGACTTCCTCCGCGCGCGGCTGCTCTCCGAGCGGTCCGTCtcgcgggccgccaaggagcgCGCGGACGAGCTCGCCAAGAGG GTCGCGGAGCTGGAGGAGCATGTCCGGGCGGTGACGGGGCAGAGGCGACAGGCGGAGCGGGCGGCCGCGGAGGTGCTGGCCATCCTGGAGTCCCAGGGCTTCGGCGGTCACCTCTCGGACGCGACCGATGACTCGGGCTCCAACcaggacggcgaggaggaggaggacgcgaaGAGCCGCGGCGAATCGGCACGCGCCCTCGGGGAGGAGGAGCCATCGGCGGCGCAGGGCGAGGTGGAGGACGCGCTGTCCGGGACGGCCCAGCTCGGCGGGCTGTCGTGGAAAGGCCGCAGCGTAAGCCCGCGCAAAGTCAGGCAGCTCAAGCAGAAGCACAGGAGGAGCTACTTCTACCTGCTGTCCCCCGATTCCTCGCCCAATTACCGCATGGGGCAGTCGTGCCGCAAGAACAAGCGGCGGATGGAGCTGAG GTTGGCGTCACCGGAAGAGGACGGCGGCAACGTCATGGCCGCGGAGAGTCTGAAGGGTAGGCAAGATGGATCGGACTGTACGGATGACGGCCAGGCTGACATGGACGGCGAGGCGGGTGGAGATGAATGGAGTTCAGGGGATGGCGGTGGTGGCCAGTACGTGATCAGGTACGAGAAGGATGGAGATATGGAGAGGGTGCTGGAGAGGCAAGCCGAGCTTATAGGGCAGTACGAGGAAGAGGAGAAATCTCAGAGGGAGTGGGAGATGCAGTACAACGAGAACCGGAATGCAAATAAG GGTGATGTCGAGGTAGAGCATAAGCCATTTCGAGAAGTTCATTGTTATGGAGAGGTGAAATCAAGTGACAAAAAACTTCCCAACACCAGCAATCCCTCTGCTGAATGTCTGCCGTACGGTTCCCTTTCAGAATCACCacaaaatgcatcacaagaaaACGGTTCCCAGCGGACCAACGAGCCCGATCACGGTCGTGCACAAACTGCTTCCATTTCAGCACAAGGAAGCTTCAATAACAGCACAATAACAAGGCAAGATGAAGTTCGGGGCGACGAAAACTCGGACGGCGATTCAGGGTTCAACGCAAATGCTCGGTCTCTTCAGCACTACGACGCCATCAAAGCACCATCAGAAGGGAGCCCCTCGAGTGACACCCTCAACAGCAAGGTGTCTGAATGGAGCTCGTCACACTTCCATGATCACACAGACAACCTGACTGATGCTCAGCCGTCTCGACCGTCAAGCAGCAATGCTGATTTAGAGAGTGTCTTGCAAGCGCTTCAACGTGCCAGGATTTCCCTGAGAACGAAGCTGAGCAGGCCAGTTCCTCCCAGCCAGGTGACCCTGGCGCTCCCGGCACCGGGGGACGAGCACAAAGAACACGACGACCTGCTGGCCAACGACGACAAGAATTCCTATGGAGAAGAGCTTATCAGCTCAACTCCAGCTCGTCAGGAGATATTGGCGCTCCCGGCACCAGATGATTACCATGAAAGGGAGGATTTACCGGTCAATGACACCGACATTTCCCTGGCAGGAAAGCAGATCAATTCAAGCCCTCCTCGTGAGGAGATTTTGGCGCTCCCCACACCAGGAGACGATTACCGCGGAGAGATAGAGGATTACGTGAAGATCCCTGTTAGCACTCCCGGACTGTTTCGACTGCCAACAGACTCATTTCCAGCGGATCAGACAATGTTCTCAAGTAATGCATATGGTCCAGGGCTTAGTTTGGGAGCAGCTGCTAGTCGACATGCTGGCTTCACGAGCAACCCTGCTGCTCATGGCACTGCTGCTCCAGAGGTTCCATCGGTTTCTGGAGATGGTTCTGGGTTTTCAGCAAAGCAACGCTATGATCTTCACAGTTCTGCACTGCTCTCGGTGCCTACTTCTGCTAGGTGTAGCGACATTCCAAGACCAGATTTTACAGTTGGGAGTACTTCTTTTCCTTTCGGAATTCCAGGACTCAAGGAAGATCTGAGGAGAGGAATGCCTCTTGGAGATGCAGATTTGTTCATGCAGCGTGGTATCGATTACACCATTTCGAATAAGTGGATGCTGTAA
- the LOC133909204 gene encoding protein BUD31 homolog 1-like, with the protein MRLQWACIRWDWASQQEPFAETFILRAADWRPTAPWRSWGQCHRIRFRDAPPPLSRFQQSEARRLPRANPCPLVFLRCLPSTGLGWSSVGTWISFCFRWFVFPAKPQNIPRGSMPKIKTSRVEYPEGWELIEPTIRELDAKMREAENDPHDGKRKCEALWPIFRISHQRSRYIYDLYYRRKEISKKLYEFCLDQGYADRNLIAKWKKPGYERLCCLRCIQTRDHNFATTCVCRVPKHLREEQVIECVHCGCKGCASGD; encoded by the exons ATGAGGCTTCAATGGGCTTGCATTCGTTGGGATTGGGCCTCGCAACAGGAGCCGTTCGCAGAGACGTTCATCCTGCGGGCGGCGGATTGGAGGCCGACTGCACCGTGGCGTAGCTGGGGGCAATGTCATAGGATCCGGTTCCGCGACGCGCCGCCTCCCCTTTCGCGGTTTCAGCAAAGCGAAGCACGGCGCCTGCCTCGAGCAAACCCTTGCCCTCTCGTTTTCCTCCGCTGCCTCCCCTCGACTGGACTGGGGTGGAGTTCTGTCGGGACGTGGATTAGTTTCTGCTTTCGTTG GTTTGTGTTCCCAGCGAAGCCTCAAAACATTCCTCGAGGAAGTATGCCTAAGATAAAGACGAGCCGTGTTGAATATCCTGAAGGTTGGGAGCTTATTGAACCTACAATCCGTGAGTTGGATGCCAAAATGAGAGAAG CTGAAAATGATCCACATGATGGAAAGAGAAAGTGTGAAGCTCTCTGGCCAATTTTCCGTATTTCTCATCAAAGAAGCCGCTACATATATGATCTTTACTACAGGAGGAAGGAGATATCAAAGAAGCTGTATGAATTTTGCCTGGACCAGGGTTATGCAGACCGTAATCTGATTGCAAAGTGGAAGAAG CCGGGTTATGAGCGCCTTTGCTGCCTTCGTTGCATACAGACACGTGACCACAATTTTGCAACTACATGTGTCTGCCGGGTCCCCAAGCACCTCAGGGAGGAGCAAGTTATAGAATGTGTCCATTGCGGCTGCAAGGGATGCGCCAGCGGTGACTAA
- the LOC133909206 gene encoding WD repeat-containing protein ATCSA-1 isoform X1 produces the protein MHADWMWLEEVKGRERGELRTRRFEAAARARRAASLELSNRKEFATPHHGAVNSLQVDLTEGRYLLSGASDGSAAVFDVRSATEYEAGFIAKHGNILLVDKQHENGHKFAISAAVWYPVDTGLFVTASFDHFVKVWDTNSTQVVMDFKMPGKVYSAAMSPIATTHMLIATGSADVQVRLCDVASGAFTHTLSGHRDGIMSLEWSASSEWILMSGGCDGAIRFWDIRRAGCFRVLDQSRSQLGRRPPLLQNTNDKQDHMDSLGPSPSTRSYSAQKRTSNSKKKSPDLRKSQNLTHGQMQQRLHPGLSSSQNRATAHYGAVTGLRTTTDGMYLLSSGSDSRLRLWDIDSGCNTLVNFEAMRLQTGKPLQLAVTEDPSLVFVPCMASIKAYNLWTGTTSQTFRGHYELVNCCYYSAQDQECRNFILAAMIGKFLCGLHQLQLLLKWKTMTSGTGFLQLMRITGVTKNSCTSVY, from the exons ATGCACGCCGATTGGATGTGGTTGGAGGAGGTGAAGGGGAGGGAGCGCGGGGAGCTGCGCACCCGGCGTTTCGAGGCCGCCGCCCGGGCGCGCCGCGCGGCCTCGCTCGAGCTCTCCAACCGCAAGGAGTTCGCCACCCCGCACCACGGCGCCGTCAACTCCCTCCAG GTTGATTTGACAGAGGGGAGGTACCTGCTCTCCGGGGCGTCGGATGGCTCGGCCGCTGTATTCGATGTGCGGAGCGCGACAGAATACGAAGCCGGGTTCATAGCGAAGCACGGGAACATACTGCTTGTGGACAAGCAGCACGAGAATGGCCACAAGTTCGCCATATCGGCGGCCGTTTGGTATCCTGTGGACACCGGGCTGTTCGTCACAGCGTCCTTTGATCACTTTGTCAAAGTTTGGGATACCAATTCGACTCAA gTCGTCATGGATTTTAAGATGCCTGGAAAAGTGTACAGTGCAGCTATGTCTCCAATTGCAACAACGCACATGCTCATCGCTACTGGGAGCGCAGATGTTCAGGTCCGCCTGTGTGACGTTGCTTCTGGAGCCTTTACCCACACGTTGTCCGGTCATCGTG ATGGTATCATGTCTCTGGAGTGGTCTGCCTCAAGTGAGTGGATTTTGATGAGCGGTGGCTGCGATGGGGCAATACGTTTTTGGGACATTAGACGAGCTGGATGCTTTCGTGTTCTTGATCAGTCACGGTCTCAGCTTGGAAGGAGGCCTCCTCTTCTCCAAAACACTAATGATAAA CAGGATCACATGGATTCCTTAGGACCTTCACCTTCCACAAGAAGCTACTCAGCTCAGAAAAGAACAAGCAACTCTAAGAAGAAATCACCAGATTTGCGCAAAAGTCAAAACCTGACACATGGACAGATGCAACAGAGATTGCATCCCGGtttgtcatccagtcaaaatCGTGCAACAGCTCATTATGGTGCTGTTACTGGATTACGAACAACTACAGATGGGATGTACCTTCTTAGCTCGG GATCTGATTCTCGTTTAAGACTATGGGACATCGATTCAGGCTGCAATACTTTGGTCAATTTTGAAGCTATGCGATTGCAGACTGGCAAGCCATTACAGTTAGCTGTCACTGAGGATCCTTCACTTGTATTCGTTCCATGCATGGCAAGCATCAAG GCATACAATTTATGGACAGGTACGACATCTCAAACATTCCGGGGGCACTACGAACTTGTGAATTGCTGCTACTATAGCGCACAGGACCAA GAATGCAGGAACTTTATACTGGCAGCAATGATAGGCAAATTCTTGTGTGGTCTCCATCAACTCCAGCTTTTACTGAAATG GAAGACGATGACAAGCGGCACAGGTTTTCTGCAGCTGATGAGGATAACTGGAGTGACTAAGAACTCGTGTACAAGTGTCTACTAA
- the LOC133909206 gene encoding WD repeat-containing protein ATCSA-1 isoform X3 — MHADWMWLEEVKGRERGELRTRRFEAAARARRAASLELSNRKEFATPHHGAVNSLQVDLTEGRYLLSGASDGSAAVFDVRSATEYEAGFIAKHGNILLVDKQHENGHKFAISAAVWYPVDTGLFVTASFDHFVKVWDTNSTQVVMDFKMPGKVYSAAMSPIATTHMLIATGSADVQVRLCDVASGAFTHTLSGHRDGIMSLEWSASSEWILMSGGCDGAIRFWDIRRAGCFRVLDQSRSQLGRRPPLLQNTNDKQDHMDSLGPSPSTRSYSAQKRTSNSKKKSPDLRKSQNLTHGQMQQRLHPGLSSSQNRATAHYGAVTGLRTTTDGMYLLSSGSDSRLRLWDIDSGCNTLVNFEAMRLQTGKPLQLAVTEDPSLVFVPCMASIKAYNLWTGTTSQTFRGHYELVNCCYYSAQDQELYTGSNDRQILVWSPSTPAFTEMEDDDKRHRFSAADEDNWSD; from the exons ATGCACGCCGATTGGATGTGGTTGGAGGAGGTGAAGGGGAGGGAGCGCGGGGAGCTGCGCACCCGGCGTTTCGAGGCCGCCGCCCGGGCGCGCCGCGCGGCCTCGCTCGAGCTCTCCAACCGCAAGGAGTTCGCCACCCCGCACCACGGCGCCGTCAACTCCCTCCAG GTTGATTTGACAGAGGGGAGGTACCTGCTCTCCGGGGCGTCGGATGGCTCGGCCGCTGTATTCGATGTGCGGAGCGCGACAGAATACGAAGCCGGGTTCATAGCGAAGCACGGGAACATACTGCTTGTGGACAAGCAGCACGAGAATGGCCACAAGTTCGCCATATCGGCGGCCGTTTGGTATCCTGTGGACACCGGGCTGTTCGTCACAGCGTCCTTTGATCACTTTGTCAAAGTTTGGGATACCAATTCGACTCAA gTCGTCATGGATTTTAAGATGCCTGGAAAAGTGTACAGTGCAGCTATGTCTCCAATTGCAACAACGCACATGCTCATCGCTACTGGGAGCGCAGATGTTCAGGTCCGCCTGTGTGACGTTGCTTCTGGAGCCTTTACCCACACGTTGTCCGGTCATCGTG ATGGTATCATGTCTCTGGAGTGGTCTGCCTCAAGTGAGTGGATTTTGATGAGCGGTGGCTGCGATGGGGCAATACGTTTTTGGGACATTAGACGAGCTGGATGCTTTCGTGTTCTTGATCAGTCACGGTCTCAGCTTGGAAGGAGGCCTCCTCTTCTCCAAAACACTAATGATAAA CAGGATCACATGGATTCCTTAGGACCTTCACCTTCCACAAGAAGCTACTCAGCTCAGAAAAGAACAAGCAACTCTAAGAAGAAATCACCAGATTTGCGCAAAAGTCAAAACCTGACACATGGACAGATGCAACAGAGATTGCATCCCGGtttgtcatccagtcaaaatCGTGCAACAGCTCATTATGGTGCTGTTACTGGATTACGAACAACTACAGATGGGATGTACCTTCTTAGCTCGG GATCTGATTCTCGTTTAAGACTATGGGACATCGATTCAGGCTGCAATACTTTGGTCAATTTTGAAGCTATGCGATTGCAGACTGGCAAGCCATTACAGTTAGCTGTCACTGAGGATCCTTCACTTGTATTCGTTCCATGCATGGCAAGCATCAAG GCATACAATTTATGGACAGGTACGACATCTCAAACATTCCGGGGGCACTACGAACTTGTGAATTGCTGCTACTATAGCGCACAGGACCAA GAACTTTATACTGGCAGCAATGATAGGCAAATTCTTGTGTGGTCTCCATCAACTCCAGCTTTTACTGAAATG GAAGACGATGACAAGCGGCACAGGTTTTCTGCAGCTGATGAGGATAACTGGAGTGACTAA
- the LOC133909206 gene encoding WD repeat-containing protein ATCSA-1 isoform X2 — translation MHADWMWLEEVKGRERGELRTRRFEAAARARRAASLELSNRKEFATPHHGAVNSLQVDLTEGRYLLSGASDGSAAVFDVRSATEYEAGFIAKHGNILLVDKQHENGHKFAISAAVWYPVDTGLFVTASFDHFVKVWDTNSTQVVMDFKMPGKVYSAAMSPIATTHMLIATGSADVQVRLCDVASGAFTHTLSGHRDGIMSLEWSASSEWILMSGGCDGAIRFWDIRRAGCFRVLDQSRSQLGRRPPLLQNTNDKDHMDSLGPSPSTRSYSAQKRTSNSKKKSPDLRKSQNLTHGQMQQRLHPGLSSSQNRATAHYGAVTGLRTTTDGMYLLSSGSDSRLRLWDIDSGCNTLVNFEAMRLQTGKPLQLAVTEDPSLVFVPCMASIKAYNLWTGTTSQTFRGHYELVNCCYYSAQDQECRNFILAAMIGKFLCGLHQLQLLLKWKTMTSGTGFLQLMRITGVTKNSCTSVY, via the exons ATGCACGCCGATTGGATGTGGTTGGAGGAGGTGAAGGGGAGGGAGCGCGGGGAGCTGCGCACCCGGCGTTTCGAGGCCGCCGCCCGGGCGCGCCGCGCGGCCTCGCTCGAGCTCTCCAACCGCAAGGAGTTCGCCACCCCGCACCACGGCGCCGTCAACTCCCTCCAG GTTGATTTGACAGAGGGGAGGTACCTGCTCTCCGGGGCGTCGGATGGCTCGGCCGCTGTATTCGATGTGCGGAGCGCGACAGAATACGAAGCCGGGTTCATAGCGAAGCACGGGAACATACTGCTTGTGGACAAGCAGCACGAGAATGGCCACAAGTTCGCCATATCGGCGGCCGTTTGGTATCCTGTGGACACCGGGCTGTTCGTCACAGCGTCCTTTGATCACTTTGTCAAAGTTTGGGATACCAATTCGACTCAA gTCGTCATGGATTTTAAGATGCCTGGAAAAGTGTACAGTGCAGCTATGTCTCCAATTGCAACAACGCACATGCTCATCGCTACTGGGAGCGCAGATGTTCAGGTCCGCCTGTGTGACGTTGCTTCTGGAGCCTTTACCCACACGTTGTCCGGTCATCGTG ATGGTATCATGTCTCTGGAGTGGTCTGCCTCAAGTGAGTGGATTTTGATGAGCGGTGGCTGCGATGGGGCAATACGTTTTTGGGACATTAGACGAGCTGGATGCTTTCGTGTTCTTGATCAGTCACGGTCTCAGCTTGGAAGGAGGCCTCCTCTTCTCCAAAACACTAATGATAAA GATCACATGGATTCCTTAGGACCTTCACCTTCCACAAGAAGCTACTCAGCTCAGAAAAGAACAAGCAACTCTAAGAAGAAATCACCAGATTTGCGCAAAAGTCAAAACCTGACACATGGACAGATGCAACAGAGATTGCATCCCGGtttgtcatccagtcaaaatCGTGCAACAGCTCATTATGGTGCTGTTACTGGATTACGAACAACTACAGATGGGATGTACCTTCTTAGCTCGG GATCTGATTCTCGTTTAAGACTATGGGACATCGATTCAGGCTGCAATACTTTGGTCAATTTTGAAGCTATGCGATTGCAGACTGGCAAGCCATTACAGTTAGCTGTCACTGAGGATCCTTCACTTGTATTCGTTCCATGCATGGCAAGCATCAAG GCATACAATTTATGGACAGGTACGACATCTCAAACATTCCGGGGGCACTACGAACTTGTGAATTGCTGCTACTATAGCGCACAGGACCAA GAATGCAGGAACTTTATACTGGCAGCAATGATAGGCAAATTCTTGTGTGGTCTCCATCAACTCCAGCTTTTACTGAAATG GAAGACGATGACAAGCGGCACAGGTTTTCTGCAGCTGATGAGGATAACTGGAGTGACTAAGAACTCGTGTACAAGTGTCTACTAA
- the LOC133909206 gene encoding WD repeat-containing protein ATCSA-1 isoform X4 translates to MHADWMWLEEVKGRERGELRTRRFEAAARARRAASLELSNRKEFATPHHGAVNSLQVDLTEGRYLLSGASDGSAAVFDVRSATEYEAGFIAKHGNILLVDKQHENGHKFAISAAVWYPVDTGLFVTASFDHFVKVWDTNSTQVVMDFKMPGKVYSAAMSPIATTHMLIATGSADVQVRLCDVASGAFTHTLSGHRDGIMSLEWSASSEWILMSGGCDGAIRFWDIRRAGCFRVLDQSRSQLGRRPPLLQNTNDKDHMDSLGPSPSTRSYSAQKRTSNSKKKSPDLRKSQNLTHGQMQQRLHPGLSSSQNRATAHYGAVTGLRTTTDGMYLLSSGSDSRLRLWDIDSGCNTLVNFEAMRLQTGKPLQLAVTEDPSLVFVPCMASIKAYNLWTGTTSQTFRGHYELVNCCYYSAQDQELYTGSNDRQILVWSPSTPAFTEMEDDDKRHRFSAADEDNWSD, encoded by the exons ATGCACGCCGATTGGATGTGGTTGGAGGAGGTGAAGGGGAGGGAGCGCGGGGAGCTGCGCACCCGGCGTTTCGAGGCCGCCGCCCGGGCGCGCCGCGCGGCCTCGCTCGAGCTCTCCAACCGCAAGGAGTTCGCCACCCCGCACCACGGCGCCGTCAACTCCCTCCAG GTTGATTTGACAGAGGGGAGGTACCTGCTCTCCGGGGCGTCGGATGGCTCGGCCGCTGTATTCGATGTGCGGAGCGCGACAGAATACGAAGCCGGGTTCATAGCGAAGCACGGGAACATACTGCTTGTGGACAAGCAGCACGAGAATGGCCACAAGTTCGCCATATCGGCGGCCGTTTGGTATCCTGTGGACACCGGGCTGTTCGTCACAGCGTCCTTTGATCACTTTGTCAAAGTTTGGGATACCAATTCGACTCAA gTCGTCATGGATTTTAAGATGCCTGGAAAAGTGTACAGTGCAGCTATGTCTCCAATTGCAACAACGCACATGCTCATCGCTACTGGGAGCGCAGATGTTCAGGTCCGCCTGTGTGACGTTGCTTCTGGAGCCTTTACCCACACGTTGTCCGGTCATCGTG ATGGTATCATGTCTCTGGAGTGGTCTGCCTCAAGTGAGTGGATTTTGATGAGCGGTGGCTGCGATGGGGCAATACGTTTTTGGGACATTAGACGAGCTGGATGCTTTCGTGTTCTTGATCAGTCACGGTCTCAGCTTGGAAGGAGGCCTCCTCTTCTCCAAAACACTAATGATAAA GATCACATGGATTCCTTAGGACCTTCACCTTCCACAAGAAGCTACTCAGCTCAGAAAAGAACAAGCAACTCTAAGAAGAAATCACCAGATTTGCGCAAAAGTCAAAACCTGACACATGGACAGATGCAACAGAGATTGCATCCCGGtttgtcatccagtcaaaatCGTGCAACAGCTCATTATGGTGCTGTTACTGGATTACGAACAACTACAGATGGGATGTACCTTCTTAGCTCGG GATCTGATTCTCGTTTAAGACTATGGGACATCGATTCAGGCTGCAATACTTTGGTCAATTTTGAAGCTATGCGATTGCAGACTGGCAAGCCATTACAGTTAGCTGTCACTGAGGATCCTTCACTTGTATTCGTTCCATGCATGGCAAGCATCAAG GCATACAATTTATGGACAGGTACGACATCTCAAACATTCCGGGGGCACTACGAACTTGTGAATTGCTGCTACTATAGCGCACAGGACCAA GAACTTTATACTGGCAGCAATGATAGGCAAATTCTTGTGTGGTCTCCATCAACTCCAGCTTTTACTGAAATG GAAGACGATGACAAGCGGCACAGGTTTTCTGCAGCTGATGAGGATAACTGGAGTGACTAA